Genomic segment of Streptomyces sp. NA02950:
CGTAACCGTCCTCGCCCAGCCCGGCGGTGAACTCGTTCACGTACAGCCCGATGTGCTGGTCGGCGACGGCCGGGTCCATCTCCTGGGCGTGCTCCAGCACATACGGGCGGGACGCCGCCGGGTCGTCCCACGCCATCAGTACCGAGGTGCGGGCGGCGTCGGCGAGCGCGCGCAGCCGCTCCGCGCCCAGTGAGCGCTTGGCGATGATCGCGCCGAGCGGGATCGGCAGCCCGGTGGTCAACTCCCAGTGCTCGCCCATGTCGGCGAGGCGGTGCAGCCCGTACTCCTGATAGGTGAACCGGGCTTCGTGGATGACGAGTCCGGCGTCCACCTTGCCGTCCCGCACCGCGGGCATGATCTCGTGGAACGGCAGTACCTGGATCTGCCCCACGCCCTCCGGCACTTCGGCCGCCGCCCACAGCCGGAAGAGCAGATACGCCGTGGAACGCTCGCCCGGCACCGCGACCGTCTTCCCCGCCAGGTCCGATGGACGGCCGGGCTCCCGGGTCAGTACCAGCGGTCCGCAGCCACGGCCCAGCGCCCCGCCGCACGGCAGCAGCGCGTACTGGTCCAGCACCCACGGCAGCACGGCGTACGACACCTTCAGCACGTCGAACTCCCCGCGCTCGGCCATCCCGTTGGTGATGTCGATGTCGGCGAAGGTGACATCCAGCGGCGGGGCCCCGGGAACGCGGCCGTGTGCCCAGGCGTCGAAGACGAAGGTGTCGTTCGGGCACGGGGAGTACGCGATCTTCAGGTGCTCAGGCACTTCCGGATTCCTTCCCGGTCGAGGTCCGGGCCGGGGCCCGGGTCCAGGTTCTGAGGACAGGTGCGATGTGCCCGAAGGCGTCCGCCAGGGCCTCGAGCGCCTCGCCGATCCGCCAGGCCGCCCGGTCGCGCGGGCCGACGGCGTTGGAGACCGCCCGTACCTCCAGGACGGGCACGGACTGTGCGGCGGCCGCCTCCGCCACCCCGAACCCCTCCATCGCCTCGGCGGCGGCCCGCGGATGACGCCGCAGCAGCTCCGCGGCCCGCTCGGCACTGCCGGTCACGGTCGAGACGGTGAGCACGGTGCCGCGGACCGCTCGCGCGGCTTCGGCCGCGGCGGTGACGAGGTCGGCGGGGGGCAGATGTTCGACGGTGCCGAAGCCGAGGTCGGTGACGGCGGCGAAGCCGTCGGGGGTCTCGGCGCCGAGGTCGGCGGCGACCACGGCATCGGCGATCACGACGGAGCCGAGCGGGGCGCGGGGCGCGACCGG
This window contains:
- a CDS encoding 1,4-dihydroxy-6-naphthoate synthase; protein product: MPEHLKIAYSPCPNDTFVFDAWAHGRVPGAPPLDVTFADIDITNGMAERGEFDVLKVSYAVLPWVLDQYALLPCGGALGRGCGPLVLTREPGRPSDLAGKTVAVPGERSTAYLLFRLWAAAEVPEGVGQIQVLPFHEIMPAVRDGKVDAGLVIHEARFTYQEYGLHRLADMGEHWELTTGLPIPLGAIIAKRSLGAERLRALADAARTSVLMAWDDPAASRPYVLEHAQEMDPAVADQHIGLYVNEFTAGLGEDGYAAVRGLLTRAAAEGLVPPLGPDALEFV
- a CDS encoding futalosine hydrolase, whose protein sequence is MRALIVTAVAAERDAVVRGLGRPSTTAPAAAEVALPGGVLHRLEWSGTSGDLTLDVLAAGVGPAAAAAGTATALTAAALAGAPYDLAVSAGIGGGFTGPATAPATGPVAPRAPLGSVVIADAVVAADLGAETPDGFAAVTDLGFGTVEHLPPADLVTAAAEAARAVRGTVLTVSTVTGSAERAAELLRRHPRAAAEAMEGFGVAEAAAAQSVPVLEVRAVSNAVGPRDRAAWRIGEALEALADAFGHIAPVLRTWTRAPARTSTGKESGSA